In a single window of the Labeo rohita strain BAU-BD-2019 chromosome 23, IGBB_LRoh.1.0, whole genome shotgun sequence genome:
- the LOC127154653 gene encoding uncharacterized protein LOC127154653 — MLINMWVFIVFFIYVKDLVNAEWNGVKTMMEGDVLTLHTGATQLNKDTETIWFFKSGNFTTRIAQMNNEKVFTHYEKRFADRLQLDQESGSLTIWNISTSDSGVYEVSLTIRLHISERKFKVDVYAPVSAPAIESKSLVIVHQSSGTSRQSQTIEEFCSMVCSVKNDKGVFISWHKGGEMLNQTSNPDLNIILSLPLQLHYNDPGTYRCTAANPVNNRTTHLHIKEICSQQEGCLDHCGVTEVLIRLVLSGLVGIATVLFLVEHLRFCSFQGRAASSV; from the exons ATGCTCATCAACATGTGggttttcattgtgtttttcatcTATGTTAAAG ATCTGGTGAATGCTGAATGGAATGGGGTGAAGACAATGATGGAAGGAGATGTTCTCACTCTACATACAGGAGCAACTCAACTAAACAAAGACACTGAGACAATATGGTTTTTTAAAAGTGGCAATTTTACCACCCGTATTGCACAGATGAATAATGAGAAAGTTTTTACTCATTATGAAAAGAGATTTGCTGACAGATTACAACTAGATCAAGAGAGTGGATCACTGACCATCTGGAATATCAGTACCAGTGATTCTGGAGTTTATGAAGTATCTCTCACCATCAGGTTACACATCTCTGAGAGAAAGTTCAAAGTTGATGTATATG CACCTGTCTCTGCACCTGCTATTGAGAGCAAATCATTGGTTATTGTGCACCAATCCTCAG GTACTTCGAGGCAATCACAGACAATAGAAGAGTTCTGCTCCATGGTCTGCtctgtaaaaaatgataaaggTGTGTTCATCTCGTGGCATAAAGGAGGTGAAATGCTGAACCAGACCAGCAATCCTGATCTCAACATCATCCTCAGTTTACCATTACAACTCCATTATAATGATCCAGGGACTTACCGCTGCACGGCTGCAAACCCAGTGAACAACAGGACAACACATCTTCACATAAAAGAGATCTGCTCACAACAGGAAG GCTGTCTGGATCATTGTGGCGTCACTGAGGTTCTGATTCGTCTGGTTCTGTCTGGTCTGGTGGGAATCGCTACAGTTTTATTTCTGGTTGAGCATCTGAGGTTCTGCTCCTTTCAAGGAAGAGCTGCTTCTTCTGTCTGA